In the Populus trichocarpa isolate Nisqually-1 chromosome 8, P.trichocarpa_v4.1, whole genome shotgun sequence genome, CTCTACTTTTTATGCCTCTATTTACGCAAGTATTTTGGACTTCGACTGCGatatatgcaagaaaaaaatgaaatattttagtcATTAAATCTACACAGGAATTGATTACTTGAATTTAGAATATCAAACTTCCAAAtccaaatcaattaaataaatatctggtttttttatttctataaaaaatataacaattcaTTAGATACTAGCATATTgaaatatgtgtgtgtgaaaGTAATATGCCCAAAATGTCCGGTCTTCCATGCATTTTCTGAAAGTTTCCCTCTCATTGGATTATTTTAAGCTTATGATTGCCGTGACATTTTGGGCATATTACtttcacacacacatatttaaATATGCTAGTATTTAAtgaattgttatatttttttatagaaataaaaaatccgATTTTTATCCACTGCCGTTTGTAACACAGGGTAAACCGATTTGCCGAGTATGGGTTTCTCGTGTCGTGCTTTATTAATTGTtataccaaaaagaaaaagaaaaaatcttttgtTGAATGGTTGAGTGTATACATTATATTATAGATTTGGTCAATTAACTTATATAAAATAGTTTATGAAAGTGTAACAAcagttatttaaattaaaataatttttatttgaaaatatattaaaataatatttttttaatttttaaatttatttctgatACCATCTTATCAAgaatactaatatttttttttaaaaaaaaactcaaattctcATGAAAATTAGGTTGAATTACAGCCCCAAATAGTCACTGAAAGCTATTTAAAAAACCAATGtttttaagaattgaatttgtcaatggagaaaaatattagaagatGACGAAATAGGGTCAACGAATACCAAACAACTAGAGACATGCACGTGAACCTTATAGCagcattcatgaagaaaaacgatttttttttttgcaaaaagtCAACAGCAAAGCTTGGCCAGAGGAACAACAGTCACGGGGTTTCCTCTCCACGTTCAATTCCTGTCCGCTGTCATCTTTGTATTTTGCTAAACCTGTCCGCATTCGATttgttaaattcaaaaaatttacaaCTCTAAACTTTACCTAGATTATTGTATTCTAAgctgaataaataaaaatattaatctgaaaaaaccagtggttttttatttaaaaaatatattatactgttttttttttttaaaaaatgattcagTTTAACTAGAAGTCTGATcctaaatgtatatatataaagtctCCTTGCTTTTCCCAAGTATTGATGATAGTGTTATGTACTGTCTCCCCTGTGCTGGTTGCGCTTTTCTCCCCGCTAGAAGATGCTCTCTGTGGGGCTGTGTAAGAGAAAAGTCAATTATTTAGTGACGGTGGATGTTATTTTTGTTCTCATTTTCATGTTCAtgttcatgttttcttttatataacgACCCTTTGCAGATAAAAATAGTCACACTCCAGCCGTGGCCAGTGGTGGagtaaaagcaaataataatatagaagGACGTCGATTTTAATAagtttctaaaataaaaggctCGATGAATAAAATAATCCGTGGGATTTTTAAAGctttattgataataaaattaaatatcccatgattatttttttatcgccATTCATAAACAAATATCACTACAGAATATATAAAAtcagaattatttttcatcagGAGACAATCATTTCATCATGATACTTTTGGTCTGCgaacaaaaaattgaaggggTCATGTCATCATTTGTCATTTCTTACGTAATGCCTCAATATCCTTTCCATTTTCGCATGAATTACTACAACCGCAGCCTGTATAATCCATGGATATGAGAAATCTCGTGTGTGAATGCATGTATATTATTACACATGTTGTCAACAATCTTTTCTCGTATATTAAAGAGTTGCAGGTTGTTGAACGTTGATTTCTCAAACAGGTCCCTGTCAAGGCAAATCGAGAAGCTCACTTGACGCCCATCATTCCTGCTGCCGAATAAAATACTCTGCAACTTGATCGGAATAAACCAATACAAGGATTTCTGCACTTGCTGTTTGATAAATTATGGATGCTAATCCAATGGCCAGAAATAACTGAAACCAGGCATATCTGTCCTTTCTGTACAAAAGGACAGAGGATTCTGGACCAGAAGACAAGAAGGCCGACCATAATCGATGCCATTTTCAAATCTCCCTCTTCTATTTCTACTATCACTTGCTTGTGTAATTTAGACCATAAAATACCATTAGATGTCTGGCTGGAAGAAAATCAAACCACTTATTGGGAATTGATTAAGCAAATATCATTGGAATTAATTCATGTTAATGAGTTCTGAGTTCTCGTCCACATGTAGATAAAAggaactactttttttttttgttttctttgctttccaCAAGTAGACAAAGGGGAACGCAAACGAAGGCCAAGTCAACCCTTTCTCTTTTGTCCTCGGCAAAGGTCTAATAAACAGAACTTTCCCTGAAGGCAAACAAAACACAAGAGAACACCAAAATCTAACAATATTTGCCTCTTACTCATTCTCgttttcccttctctctctctttttaattagtCAAAGTTTGCTACTGGTTGGTCACGATCGTGGGTGCCAgctaacctttttatttttttttatataaagctTTTGGTTTCCCACTTGGTGTGCTCCTCTCTTTGTTCCCTATCTCAAGCTTCTCTCTGCCTTGTTCCTGTCAAGGTTTTCTTGAACTGGGCTTCAAAAATAGTTATTCAATCTTTAGCAGCTGGAACTCGTGTGCAAAAGTGAAGGGTTTTTGAGCTCCGTGTTTTAATGGGTTCGTGCTTTAGTGCTAGAGTTAAAGCTGAGAGTCTTCCTTGTAATGGTTTGTTCTCAAATTCGTACAGATCAAgatgaatatttgattttactCTTTGCCAAAGTTGGTGCTTTTTGtttattccctttttttttatctctctcgCTTGAAAAGGGATATTTAGTATTTGCCTTTGCTTTTTTCCTTGTGGATTTTGGATTCTTGATGCTTTCTTTCTTGAGATATCCACCACTGTTTGATTGATAAGAAAAGGGAGGTGAATAGGGGATCTACAATTTTGATTCTTGTTTCTTTACTTGCATTATTACTTCCCTGTCACTGAaacttcttcttgttgtttttcttttatgaatatCACTGAAACTTTTAGCTCTACAACCAAAGAAGATCACAAAAACCATCCATCTAGTTACGTTACGTTGGGCTAATTTGGATAAGCTGAtgtaacacaaaaaaaaaaaaaaaatagaaaacagattcaattaaataaaaccatttGGCATGATTTACATGACGCTTCAGTCCTGAAATAATCAAGATAAGATAAAACATAGCCATTTGAAAGATAATCTGtacttatttttctaattttctcagCAAACTTACTATTGAGCTGAAACTTCTtcgtttttccttttcttttgcttgtcGTTTTGAAAGTATAGATGGATTTGTAAGATATATAACTTTGACTATTCAGGGTTGAACACAAAATACGCTGGCAGAAGTGGCAATGACAGGAGTGGGTCAAGCAGCAAGGTATCATCTTCTACAGTGCCTTCAACTCCTCGGACACAGGGTGAGATCTTGCAGTCCTCCAATTTGAAGAGCTTTTCCTTTAATGAATTAAAAGCAGCTACCAGGAACTTCCGTCCAGATAGTGTGTTGGGCGAAGGTGGTTTTGGTTGCGTGTTCAAAGGGTGGATTGATGAGCATTCATTGACAGCTGCCAAGCCTGGAACAGGCATTGTCATTGCTGTAAAGAGGCTTAGCCAAGAGAGTTTCCAGGGTCATCAGGAATGGTTGGTGAGTATCCTTCCCTTGTCTGCCTATttctaaaaactttattttgaattttgtgaaaaaaactGTGATTGTCTAGGGACAAGATACAATCACTCGTCCAATATGAACTGGTATTCAATTCTTTGGGAATGCTTGCCAAGAGTTGCATTAACAAAGTTAGAATTATGAAAGTGTCATTTGAACATCTTTAATGATCCGGCTCTCAGCAGTTCTAGTGCttagatgataatttttaaagagagCATGATTAATAGACTTTGTGCTGCTTTGTGGACCGCAGGCAGAAATCAACTACCTGGGCCAGTTGTATCATCCAAATCTAGTGAAATTGATCGGCTACTGCTTAGAAGATGACCACCGGCTTTTGGTTTACGAGTTTATGCCCAAGGGCAGCTTGGAGAATCATCTATTCAGAAGTGAGCAGTTCATATCCTGCTATATTTTAGCCACCTCAACCTTCAATTCAAGTAGTAATATCTTCTATGATCTCAAATACCATGGATAAAAATCGCtgaactaatttttttgttggaataGGGGCTTCTTATTTTCAACCACTCTCATGGAATCTCCGCATGAAGGTTGCCCTTGGTGCTGCCGAGGGTTTAGCATATCTTCACAGTGACAAGGCGAAAGTTATATATAGAGACTTTAAGGCATCTAATATCCTGCTCGATTCGGTATGTGAAAATGTTCAGTTTATGAATTTTGCTTCATGAGGATGTACCGTACTACACCTCTCTAATAAATCCTTCTTACTTTGTAAAATGACAGAGTTATGGGGCCAAACTCTCTGATTTTGGGTTGGCCAAGGATGGGCCAACAGGCAGTAAAAGCCATGTATCTACAAGGGTCATGGGTACCCACGGCTACGCAGCTCCTGAATATATGGCAACAGGTATCTTTCAGATCACCACTCTGGTCATGTTCACTTTTCTCATCCCTGCTTCTTGTGGAAAAAGAAATgcttattttatatgattatggTTTTCTATTGCTGTCATCTCACTTCTGTTTGTTTGTGTGAAGGTCATCTAACAGCAAAAAGTGACGTGTACAGTTTTGGGGTTGTTCTCCTTGAAATGTTGTCTGGCAGACGAGCTATAGACAAAAACAGGCCCTCCAAGGAACAATATTTAGTTGAATGGGCGAGGCCTTACCTTAGCAGTAAGCGGAGAATTTTCCAAGTCATGGATGCTCGCATCCAAGGCCAGTATTCATCGAGTGACGCTCTCAAAGCGGCAAATCTTGCAATCCAATGTCTATCAGCAGAACCAAGATATAGGCCAAACATGGAAGAAGTGGTAAAAGCATTGGAACAACTTCACAATTCCAATAACAATGATGGATCCAGGGGCTCTCGCGGTGAAATCCCCCGAAGAGTTCATCGAAGTTCAAGCAATGGTCCTACATATCATAGGAAAAATGAAGTATCCAATGGAAAACCTGCCTCTTATGCAGGGCCATGTGTTTCACCTCTTCGTACATAAAGGGGGAAAATAATCCAGTATATGCTTTACATTGTATATTGATCCAAGGAAACTACAGATTTATTTTAACGAGTGTTATATCCTGTAAAGCATGGAATGCAGCCCATGACAGTTACTGTACAGTTCTTCAATTCCAAAACATCTAAATATGACAGCTTTTTTTTACCTATTTTCTTACCCGGTGTAAGACTCAAATGACCGCCAACAATCATGCAAACTGGATACCCATTATGCTTAGATACAACTCCTGCCTCTTGGCTCTTAAGTTTcctgattttttaattactggATGACCAAATGTCCAGTAGCAGAGCAGGAACCAGTCCAGTTCATGTGATGTCTCTTGGAAATATGAAATGGATCAGAGACAGTTCAGTCTTGGCAGAAATTCATTTTTCACTGGCAACATTCCCGATGAAAATTGCAATTCTTGGTAGCAGCTACAGGCTCAAATGCTTTCAGTTGCTCCCAAGATGACAGTCATAAAGCCAACAACATCACCTAACAAATCTTACTCAATCACTCAGTTTTTCACAAGTCCCTGATTTTTGAGTTCGGAAGGGATATTTATGTTTGTTTCGAAAATATCAGGACTAGAATATAACTTCTCACTAAACATGAAGGTCTTAAGAGTAAATTACAATTAGGGGCTATTATCGTCATTCTGTGTAAAAAGGCTGAGGTTTTAGATATCCAAAAGCTAAGGTTTCGAGGCTAGCGGCTTT is a window encoding:
- the LOC7467548 gene encoding receptor-like cytoplasmic kinase 176, which encodes MGSCFSARVKAESLPCNGLNTKYAGRSGNDRSGSSSKVSSSTVPSTPRTQGEILQSSNLKSFSFNELKAATRNFRPDSVLGEGGFGCVFKGWIDEHSLTAAKPGTGIVIAVKRLSQESFQGHQEWLAEINYLGQLYHPNLVKLIGYCLEDDHRLLVYEFMPKGSLENHLFRRASYFQPLSWNLRMKVALGAAEGLAYLHSDKAKVIYRDFKASNILLDSSYGAKLSDFGLAKDGPTGSKSHVSTRVMGTHGYAAPEYMATGHLTAKSDVYSFGVVLLEMLSGRRAIDKNRPSKEQYLVEWARPYLSSKRRIFQVMDARIQGQYSSSDALKAANLAIQCLSAEPRYRPNMEEVVKALEQLHNSNNNDGSRGSRGEIPRRVHRSSSNGPTYHRKNEVSNGKPASYAGPCVSPLRT